One window of Thermocoleostomius sinensis A174 genomic DNA carries:
- a CDS encoding NfeD family protein produces the protein MNLTELMTDQPYAVWLVLGFLFLVLGTLVGEPIVASLGIAALITAMAALTVTSVTTQIVIWGVLSIALAVVLRGMVPKQAKDLAPSTHAVVSETIPKGGTGLVSYDGALWKARCQISDATLLPGEAVQVVSRQGLTLIVMPTTFPDSELHTYSDSDR, from the coding sequence GTGAACTTAACAGAATTGATGACTGATCAACCCTATGCGGTTTGGCTAGTGCTTGGTTTTTTATTTTTAGTTCTAGGAACATTAGTAGGCGAACCTATTGTGGCCTCGCTTGGCATTGCTGCGTTGATTACGGCCATGGCTGCCCTCACCGTTACTTCTGTCACCACACAGATTGTGATTTGGGGGGTGCTGTCGATCGCCCTAGCGGTAGTATTGCGGGGCATGGTTCCCAAACAAGCCAAAGATCTGGCTCCGAGTACCCACGCTGTTGTTTCAGAAACCATTCCCAAAGGTGGTACGGGTTTGGTTTCCTATGACGGTGCACTTTGGAAAGCGCGTTGCCAAATTTCGGACGCTACCCTCTTGCCAGGGGAAGCGGTTCAGGTGGTCTCGCGACAAGGGCTAACGTTAATCGTAATGCCAACAACATTTCCCGACTCGGAACTTCATACCTATTCCGACTCTGATCGATAA
- the folP gene encoding dihydropteroate synthase, which translates to MILSNLQGLKPLVLREKVFNWGQQTYLMAVLNVTPDSFSDGGQFNSLAAALDRAQTVVQAGAHLLDIGGQSTRPQAEDISLEEELVRVIPVIEAVRSAADRSVDLASVPISVDTTRAAVARAAVAAGADLINDISGATYDQSMLSTVAELGVPIVLMHMRGTPKTMQQLTTYTDLLGEIYDFLANRVEAALAAGIASDRIILDPGIGFAKTYAQNLEILRQLSTLRSMGCPLLVGTSRKSFIGHILQQPDPQQRVWGTAATCCAAIAAGADLVRVHDVAEMRDVCQVADAIWRQA; encoded by the coding sequence ATGATATTGAGTAACTTACAGGGGTTGAAACCCCTTGTGCTTCGCGAGAAAGTGTTCAACTGGGGACAACAAACCTATTTGATGGCGGTTCTGAATGTCACCCCTGACAGTTTCAGCGATGGGGGACAATTTAATTCACTGGCGGCCGCCCTCGATCGGGCCCAAACGGTGGTGCAGGCTGGAGCCCATCTGCTTGATATCGGTGGGCAATCAACTCGTCCCCAAGCGGAAGACATTTCCTTGGAAGAGGAACTGGTGCGGGTCATTCCAGTCATTGAAGCGGTGCGATCGGCGGCGGATCGATCGGTCGATCTGGCTTCAGTTCCCATTTCTGTAGATACCACCCGGGCGGCGGTGGCACGGGCAGCGGTGGCGGCGGGCGCCGATCTGATCAACGATATCTCTGGCGCTACGTATGATCAGTCCATGCTGTCTACCGTAGCAGAACTGGGGGTTCCCATCGTCTTGATGCACATGCGAGGAACCCCCAAAACCATGCAGCAACTCACTACCTATACAGATTTGCTGGGCGAGATCTATGACTTTCTAGCTAACCGAGTGGAGGCGGCCCTCGCCGCCGGTATTGCCTCTGATCGCATCATCCTTGACCCAGGGATTGGGTTTGCCAAAACCTATGCCCAAAATCTAGAGATTTTGCGGCAGTTATCTACCTTACGATCGATGGGCTGTCCATTATTAGTAGGCACTTCTCGCAAAAGCTTTATTGGGCATATCCTCCAGCAACCTGATCCGCAACAGCGAGTCTGGGGAACGGCAGCAACCTGCTGTGCGGCGATCGCCGCTGGGGCTGATCTGGTGCGCGTGCATGATGTTGCAGAAATGCGTGATGTGTGTCAGGTTGCTGATGCCATTTGGCGTCAAGCATAG
- a CDS encoding SPFH domain-containing protein, producing MGSAFAWVIVFILLVVAATVGSTKLITEGNEALVERLGRYHRKLTPGLNYLIIPFVDRVVVQASVKEQILDINPREDISEATTVDNVRVTVDAVVFWRIFELEKAWYAIEDVEEGIKNLVITTLRSEVGQMTLQETNSGRDRIIRALLEALDEATEPWGVKITRVEIQDIKPPDSVIQALERERAAESEKRAAIAEAEGRRQAAVQEAEGRKQATIREAEAISESVKRIAEVLPPGANPQDILKYLVAQRYVEANYRLGESDNSKIVFMNPRDLTESLSELIEPDLRPRRINPGPSSGNSSSRESS from the coding sequence ATGGGTAGCGCATTTGCTTGGGTGATTGTGTTTATCTTACTGGTAGTCGCGGCCACGGTGGGTTCCACAAAGCTGATTACCGAAGGAAACGAAGCACTGGTAGAACGACTGGGACGATACCATCGCAAACTAACACCAGGGTTAAATTATTTAATCATTCCTTTTGTCGATCGCGTGGTTGTCCAAGCGTCGGTGAAAGAGCAAATTTTGGACATTAACCCTAGAGAAGATATCAGCGAAGCCACCACCGTCGATAACGTTCGTGTCACGGTAGATGCAGTAGTATTTTGGCGAATTTTTGAACTGGAAAAGGCCTGGTATGCGATTGAAGATGTGGAAGAAGGCATTAAAAACCTTGTGATTACCACTCTGCGATCGGAAGTGGGACAGATGACGCTGCAAGAAACGAACTCTGGTCGCGATCGAATTATTCGGGCCCTTTTAGAAGCGCTGGATGAAGCGACTGAACCGTGGGGGGTTAAGATCACTCGCGTAGAAATCCAAGATATTAAGCCGCCCGACAGTGTTATTCAAGCCCTGGAGCGGGAACGGGCGGCCGAGAGTGAAAAACGGGCAGCGATTGCGGAAGCCGAAGGCCGCAGGCAAGCTGCCGTGCAAGAGGCGGAAGGTCGCAAACAAGCCACCATCCGCGAAGCCGAAGCCATTTCCGAGTCGGTCAAACGCATTGCTGAGGTGTTGCCGCCCGGTGCCAACCCGCAAGATATTCTCAAATACCTAGTGGCTCAACGCTATGTTGAAGCTAACTATCGGCTCGGCGAAAGTGATAACTCTAAGATTGTGTTTATGAATCCGAGAGACCTCACCGAGAGCCTCTCGGAATTGATTGAGCCAGATCTTCGCCCCCGCCGTATCAATCCAGGTCCGTCCAGCGGGAACTCTAGTTCACGGGAATCAAGCTAA
- the rpsD gene encoding 30S ribosomal protein S4 encodes MSRYRGPRLRVVRRLGVELPGLSRKTPRKAYPPGQHGQARKKRSEYAIRLDEKQKLRFNYGVSERQLVRYVRKARRAAGSTGQALLELLEMRLDNIVFRLGMAPTIPGARQLVSHGHVTVNGKVVNIPSYQCRPGEVIGVRDSDRSRQLVEANLQFPGLAHLPSHLEFDKNKLEGKVNGIVEREWVALQVNELLVVEYYSRKV; translated from the coding sequence ATGTCGCGATATCGAGGTCCACGCCTTCGGGTTGTGCGGCGTCTTGGTGTTGAACTGCCTGGACTGTCGCGTAAAACCCCTCGGAAGGCGTATCCGCCCGGTCAACATGGCCAAGCGCGCAAAAAGCGCTCGGAGTATGCAATTCGTTTGGACGAAAAGCAGAAGCTCCGATTTAATTATGGTGTTTCGGAAAGACAATTGGTTCGCTATGTGCGCAAAGCTCGGCGTGCGGCTGGTTCAACCGGACAAGCGCTGTTAGAACTTTTGGAAATGCGGCTAGACAATATTGTGTTTCGCTTAGGCATGGCTCCCACCATTCCGGGCGCTCGTCAGTTGGTAAGTCACGGTCATGTCACAGTGAATGGCAAGGTTGTTAATATTCCTAGCTATCAATGTCGTCCTGGGGAAGTGATTGGTGTGCGAGACAGCGATCGCTCGCGTCAGTTGGTAGAAGCGAATTTGCAGTTTCCCGGTCTGGCTCATTTGCCTAGCCATCTGGAATTTGACAAGAACAAGTTGGAAGGAAAAGTCAACGGCATTGTTGAACGCGAGTGGGTCGCCCTACAGGTCAACGAACTGCTCGTGGTTGAGTATTATTCTCGAAAAGTTTAA
- the guaA gene encoding glutamine-hydrolyzing GMP synthase, producing MIVILDFGSQYSELIARRIRETQVYSEVLSYRTTAEQLRQLHPKGIILSGGPSSVYDKGAPHCDPGIWELGIPILGVCYGMQLMVQQLGGGVERAERGEYGKASLYIDDPTDLLTNVDDGATMWMSHGDSVAHLPEGFELLAHTENTPCAAIADHGKKLYGVQFHPEVVHSIGGQALIRNFVYHICNCQPTWTTDAFVEETIREIRAKVGDKRVLLALSGGVDSSTLAFLLHRAIGDQLTCMFIDQGFMRKGEPERLLKLFREQFHIPVEYVNARDRFLATIAGVTDPEEKRKRIGYEFIRVFEEESKRLGPFDYLAQGTLYPDVIESADTNVDPQTGERVAVKIKSHHNVGGLPKDLRFKLVEPLRKLFKDEVRKVGRSIGLPEEIVRRHPFPGPGLAIRILGEVTAERLEILRDADLIVRQEINRNDVYHDLWQAFAVLLPIRSVGVMGDQRTYAYPIVLRLVTSEDGMTADWARVPYDLLETISNRIVNEVAGVNRVVYDITSKPPGTIEWE from the coding sequence ATGATTGTCATTCTCGATTTTGGCTCGCAATATTCCGAGTTGATTGCCCGTCGCATTCGGGAAACGCAAGTCTATTCTGAGGTACTTTCCTATCGAACCACGGCTGAACAACTCCGACAACTACACCCCAAGGGCATTATCCTATCGGGTGGGCCGAGTTCGGTCTATGACAAAGGGGCACCCCACTGTGACCCTGGAATTTGGGAATTGGGTATTCCTATTTTGGGTGTTTGTTATGGAATGCAACTGATGGTACAGCAGTTAGGCGGCGGTGTGGAACGCGCCGAGCGGGGAGAGTATGGCAAGGCATCGTTGTATATTGACGACCCCACGGATTTGCTCACCAATGTGGACGATGGCGCTACGATGTGGATGAGTCATGGCGACTCGGTAGCGCATCTGCCCGAGGGGTTTGAGTTATTGGCCCATACTGAAAATACTCCATGCGCGGCGATCGCCGATCATGGTAAGAAACTGTATGGGGTGCAATTCCATCCAGAAGTGGTGCATTCGATCGGCGGGCAAGCGCTCATTCGCAATTTTGTTTATCACATTTGCAACTGTCAGCCCACTTGGACTACCGATGCCTTTGTGGAAGAAACCATTCGCGAAATTCGCGCTAAGGTTGGCGACAAACGGGTGCTGCTGGCGTTGTCAGGCGGCGTGGATTCTTCAACGCTGGCGTTTCTGCTACATCGCGCCATTGGCGATCAGTTGACCTGTATGTTTATCGATCAGGGCTTTATGCGCAAAGGCGAACCGGAGCGGCTGCTGAAGCTATTCCGTGAACAGTTCCATATTCCGGTGGAGTATGTGAATGCTCGCGATCGCTTCCTAGCTACTATTGCCGGAGTCACCGACCCGGAAGAGAAACGCAAGCGCATTGGCTATGAATTCATCCGTGTGTTTGAAGAAGAATCTAAACGGTTAGGGCCCTTTGATTATTTGGCGCAGGGCACGCTATACCCCGATGTGATCGAATCTGCCGATACCAACGTTGATCCCCAAACTGGCGAGCGGGTGGCGGTGAAGATCAAGAGCCATCATAACGTCGGCGGGTTGCCCAAAGACCTGCGCTTTAAGCTGGTCGAACCGTTGCGCAAATTATTCAAAGATGAAGTGCGAAAAGTTGGTCGATCGATCGGCTTGCCAGAAGAAATTGTCCGTCGCCATCCGTTTCCGGGTCCTGGCTTGGCGATTCGCATCCTGGGCGAAGTCACCGCCGAACGTCTAGAGATTCTGCGCGATGCTGATTTGATTGTGCGCCAGGAAATTAACCGCAACGACGTCTATCATGACCTATGGCAAGCATTTGCCGTGCTATTGCCAATTCGTAGTGTGGGGGTGATGGGCGATCAACGCACCTATGCCTATCCGATCGTGCTGCGGCTTGTTACCAGTGAAGATGGCATGACCGCAGACTGGGCCAGGGTTCCTTATGATTTGTTGGAAACTATCTCCAATCGCATTGTCAATGAGGTGGCTGGCGTCAATCGTGTGGTCTACGATATTACGTCCAAACCACCGGGGACGATCGAATGGGAATAA
- a CDS encoding DUF4327 family protein, translated as MSQRIAHPMEKLQRQVRSLVQSKVLNPSDRLWKIALLYGDDWSYWKKELEDFDFSMQDPICDLLAVETWEEDG; from the coding sequence ATGAGCCAGCGGATTGCCCATCCGATGGAAAAACTTCAGCGTCAAGTTCGTTCACTGGTGCAATCAAAAGTCTTGAACCCATCCGATCGGCTTTGGAAAATTGCACTACTTTACGGTGATGATTGGTCTTATTGGAAAAAAGAGCTAGAGGATTTTGACTTCTCGATGCAAGACCCTATCTGTGATCTTTTAGCCGTTGAAACCTGGGAAGAAGATGGCTAG
- the moaA gene encoding GTP 3',8-cyclase MoaA produces the protein MNPIVDYLRISLIDRCNFRCQYCMPEGEELTYLQRQEVLSNDELLTLLRDVLIPCGFTRFRLTGGEPLLRPGVVNLVKQIAALPQTQDLSMTTNGFLLADMAQDLYKAGLRRINISLDSLDPATFDRIVGHRGRSQWQRVWDGIQAAYQVGFNPLKLNVVVIPGVNDQEVLDLAALSLDRHWHVRFIEFMPIGNADLFNHKGWIDSETLRQQIRDRWGLTEGQVQGNGPADVFQIPGAKGTLGFISQMSECFCDRCNRMRLSADGWLRPCLLNEIGQLDLKTALRSGVPLAELRSQVQSLLELKPAINYKQRESGTIGQAYSRTMSQIGG, from the coding sequence GTGAATCCAATTGTTGACTATCTGCGCATCAGCTTGATCGATCGCTGCAACTTTCGGTGTCAGTACTGTATGCCTGAAGGCGAAGAATTGACATACCTTCAGCGGCAAGAGGTGTTGTCGAATGATGAACTGTTGACCTTGCTGCGAGATGTGTTGATTCCCTGTGGATTTACGCGCTTTCGTTTGACGGGCGGCGAACCGTTGTTGCGTCCGGGCGTGGTGAATTTGGTAAAACAAATAGCGGCGCTGCCACAAACGCAGGACTTGTCGATGACCACAAATGGCTTCTTGTTAGCAGATATGGCACAGGACCTTTACAAGGCTGGACTGCGGCGTATTAATATCAGCCTTGATTCTCTTGATCCGGCGACATTCGATCGCATCGTTGGTCATCGGGGTCGATCGCAGTGGCAACGAGTTTGGGACGGCATTCAGGCGGCCTATCAGGTTGGGTTTAATCCGTTGAAGCTGAATGTGGTCGTAATTCCCGGTGTCAATGATCAGGAGGTATTAGACTTGGCTGCCCTCAGTCTCGATCGCCATTGGCATGTTCGCTTCATTGAGTTTATGCCCATTGGCAACGCTGATTTATTCAACCATAAAGGCTGGATTGATTCGGAAACCCTGCGGCAGCAAATTCGCGATCGATGGGGGCTAACGGAGGGACAAGTGCAGGGGAACGGCCCGGCCGATGTGTTTCAAATTCCGGGAGCGAAAGGCACGCTGGGGTTTATTAGCCAGATGTCAGAATGCTTTTGCGATCGCTGCAACCGCATGCGTCTCTCGGCAGACGGCTGGTTGCGCCCCTGCTTACTGAATGAAATTGGGCAACTGGATCTGAAAACAGCCCTGCGATCGGGCGTCCCTCTCGCCGAATTGCGATCGCAAGTCCAAAGCCTATTAGAGCTAAAACCGGCTATTAACTACAAACAGCGAGAGTCTGGCACGATCGGACAAGCCTACAGCCGCACCATGTCTCAAATTGGCGGCTAA
- a CDS encoding NAD(+) kinase, with protein MELNQVIVVHKAHDAYSKQWAEKCAAQLEQRNCRVMLGPSGPKDNPYPVFLASAQQPIDLAVVLGGDGTALAAARHLASDGIRILAINVGGHLGFLTEPADTLMQDPEQVWDRLLQDRFAVQRRMMLQAMTFEGNRTNLEPVSDRYLALNEMCVKPASADRMITSILEMEIDGEVVDQYQGDGLIIATPTGSTCYTVAASGPILHPGMDAMIVTPICPLSLSSRPIVLPPGSVVSIWPLADRDLHTKLWMDGVLATAIWPGQRVDIRMADRAAEFIILKENYSYYQTLREKLHWAGARIQYSNNHRN; from the coding sequence GTGGAGCTAAACCAAGTTATTGTTGTCCACAAGGCTCATGATGCTTACAGCAAGCAGTGGGCAGAGAAATGTGCTGCTCAGCTAGAACAGCGCAATTGTCGGGTCATGCTGGGCCCTAGCGGACCGAAAGATAACCCCTATCCCGTGTTTTTAGCGTCGGCTCAGCAACCGATCGATCTGGCGGTGGTATTGGGCGGAGATGGTACCGCCTTGGCAGCGGCTCGGCATTTAGCATCCGACGGTATTCGGATTTTGGCAATCAACGTGGGTGGGCATTTGGGGTTTCTCACAGAGCCAGCTGACACATTAATGCAAGACCCAGAACAAGTTTGGGATCGCTTGTTGCAAGATCGGTTTGCAGTACAGCGGCGGATGATGCTACAAGCCATGACCTTTGAAGGCAACCGCACCAATCTAGAGCCTGTCAGCGATCGCTACTTAGCGCTCAACGAAATGTGTGTCAAACCGGCCTCTGCCGATCGCATGATCACTTCCATCTTGGAGATGGAAATCGATGGGGAAGTGGTCGATCAATACCAGGGCGATGGGCTGATCATTGCAACACCGACAGGTTCTACCTGCTATACCGTAGCTGCCAGTGGGCCAATTTTGCATCCAGGCATGGACGCCATGATTGTGACGCCCATCTGTCCCCTCAGCCTCTCTAGCCGCCCGATTGTCTTACCCCCTGGATCGGTGGTCAGCATTTGGCCACTGGCCGATCGCGACCTACACACCAAACTGTGGATGGACGGAGTATTAGCTACAGCCATCTGGCCAGGGCAGCGCGTAGACATCCGCATGGCCGATCGGGCCGCCGAGTTTATTATCTTGAAGGAAAACTATTCCTATTACCAAACCCTCCGGGAAAAGCTACACTGGGCAGGGGCGCGGATTCAGTACAGTAATAATCATCGCAATTAA
- the cbiD gene encoding cobalt-precorrin-5B (C(1))-methyltransferase CbiD yields MNSQPRSGYTLPVFACAAAIAALRHLHHDSCSCVSVDLIEPAETVDVTIEQVACLGPNSALAITRSDPGDNLDLTRNTPVWALVEQITPPTPNPQPPILLKGGEGIGKQVHQDQQPAIYAYARRLLEQNLQRWRRSMEQIQVTIILPEGKRLAERTSNAAFGVVEGLSLLGTSGIAQPLSAPGQLALYQQELRQRQDWYDGLVFCIGENGLDLAKQLGIESDRLIKTANWLGSMLVEAGLQGVRSIVLFGYHGKLIKLAGGIFHTHHHVADARQEILAAHCANLGLPTTEVQAVFQSATAEAALQHLRQLDVTGGSDWVELIYGSIAQEIDRRAKAYIQTHSERSVQVGCVLFDRQRQRITQSKTAAAIFPQICQYSYNIQNF; encoded by the coding sequence ATTAATTCTCAACCTCGATCGGGCTATACTTTACCAGTGTTTGCTTGTGCAGCGGCGATCGCCGCCCTGCGACATTTGCATCATGACTCTTGCTCTTGCGTTTCGGTTGATTTGATTGAACCCGCCGAGACAGTGGATGTGACGATCGAACAAGTCGCTTGCCTTGGTCCCAACTCCGCATTAGCCATTACTCGTAGCGATCCCGGCGATAACCTAGATTTGACCCGCAATACACCCGTCTGGGCCCTAGTCGAGCAAATCACGCCCCCAACCCCCAATCCCCAACCCCCAATTCTGCTGAAAGGTGGTGAAGGGATTGGCAAGCAAGTGCATCAAGATCAGCAACCTGCCATCTATGCCTATGCCCGGCGATTGCTGGAGCAAAATTTGCAGCGCTGGCGGCGATCGATGGAACAGATTCAAGTGACGATTATTCTGCCAGAGGGCAAGCGCTTGGCCGAACGCACCTCGAACGCCGCGTTTGGAGTAGTAGAAGGCTTATCGCTGTTGGGAACCTCTGGTATTGCCCAACCCCTGAGCGCCCCCGGACAGCTAGCACTCTATCAACAGGAATTGCGGCAGCGGCAAGATTGGTATGACGGGCTAGTGTTTTGCATTGGCGAGAATGGGCTAGATTTAGCCAAGCAACTAGGGATCGAGTCCGATCGCCTGATTAAAACGGCGAATTGGTTGGGGTCGATGTTGGTGGAAGCAGGGCTGCAAGGGGTGCGATCGATCGTGCTGTTTGGGTATCACGGTAAACTGATCAAACTAGCGGGCGGCATTTTTCATACCCATCATCATGTGGCAGATGCCCGACAGGAAATTTTGGCAGCCCACTGTGCGAACTTGGGCTTACCCACCACCGAGGTACAAGCAGTATTTCAAAGCGCCACCGCAGAAGCTGCTCTGCAACATTTGCGCCAATTAGATGTCACTGGCGGTAGTGATTGGGTAGAACTGATATATGGCTCGATCGCTCAGGAGATTGATCGGCGGGCTAAGGCTTACATTCAAACCCACAGTGAGCGCTCGGTACAGGTCGGGTGTGTTCTGTTCGATCGACAACGTCAACGAATTACGCAAAGCAAAACAGCCGCAGCCATATTCCCTCAGATTTGCCAATATAGTTACAATATTCAGAACTTTTAA
- a CDS encoding serine/threonine phosphatase, with protein MLVCPHCQFENPDANNFCQNCGESLTDKPCPHCGDLTPLDTTQCPHCGYMTGTLWQAILAFPFPDRLSNGHDSAAIEAPQIVESADAIEQPGILVLTNGKYLDAQQRYQLLDLSPLPNRLAEVETKVLDCQPLQPSLLEVLYQHQGSDLASNSLQTTTIPTIAQSYIALQEQYPSLPLPKVHDAWEQNGLSIVLLEDRANLPLLTDACQNDEVLPLQILHWLHEIVEHWAALAPHHYGQSLLEPDNLRVDSEDYVLCLQRLYADRPDQPPSLKDLGLLWQTLFEQSQRTQNGNIFLLCRDLQSGAIASIDELRSRIESIATTLQPTAMIPAPASDLSLSVDNQSLPLLVDVDEDDIASENDDQPTIVLPMRLINLEDAGRTITGRQRDHNEDCFYIRTASQRTETKQLDDSQDRTVQAKGLYILCDGMGGHDGGEVASALAVETLRTYFDAHWHDTLPNEASIREAIRLTNQAIYDQNQQGLRSGSGRMGTTLVLLLLQDTEVAIAHVGDSRLYRYSRRQGLEQLTTDHEVGQREIQRGVEPAIAYARPDAYQLTQALGPRDENFIHPDVKFLEANEDMLLILASDGLTDNDFLELHGQEPLQSMLSGQIDLDQGVNQLVEDANQFSGHDNITVVAVRIQVRPNYASFKPRSTFKQSIEVQKLVD; from the coding sequence ATGCTTGTTTGTCCTCATTGTCAGTTTGAAAATCCAGATGCGAACAACTTTTGCCAAAATTGTGGGGAGTCTTTGACCGACAAACCCTGTCCTCACTGTGGGGACCTAACCCCCCTTGATACCACCCAATGTCCTCACTGCGGTTATATGACTGGAACTTTATGGCAAGCTATTCTCGCATTTCCCTTCCCCGATCGATTATCGAACGGTCATGATTCGGCGGCGATCGAAGCGCCTCAGATTGTCGAATCCGCAGATGCGATTGAGCAACCCGGCATCCTCGTGTTAACCAACGGTAAGTACCTCGACGCTCAACAGCGCTATCAACTTCTAGATCTTTCTCCCCTGCCCAATAGACTTGCAGAAGTAGAGACCAAAGTCTTAGATTGCCAACCGCTACAACCGTCGCTGCTGGAAGTGTTATATCAACATCAAGGCAGTGATTTAGCGTCGAATTCTCTACAAACCACAACAATTCCAACCATTGCTCAATCCTACATCGCGCTGCAAGAGCAATATCCATCACTGCCCTTACCCAAAGTTCACGATGCGTGGGAGCAGAATGGCCTCAGCATTGTGCTGTTGGAAGATCGCGCCAACCTGCCGTTGCTCACGGACGCCTGCCAAAATGATGAAGTACTACCGCTGCAAATACTGCACTGGTTGCATGAGATTGTGGAACACTGGGCAGCCCTAGCCCCTCATCACTATGGTCAAAGTTTATTAGAGCCAGACAACTTGCGAGTGGACTCCGAAGACTATGTGCTATGTCTTCAGCGGCTGTATGCCGATCGACCTGATCAGCCCCCCTCTCTCAAGGACTTGGGGCTGCTGTGGCAAACTCTGTTTGAACAATCGCAGCGTACCCAAAATGGCAATATCTTTTTACTTTGTCGAGATCTTCAGTCTGGAGCGATTGCCTCGATCGACGAACTCCGATCGCGCATTGAATCGATTGCCACGACCCTACAACCAACAGCAATGATCCCAGCCCCAGCCTCTGATTTATCCCTCAGCGTTGATAACCAGTCCTTGCCCTTGTTAGTTGATGTTGATGAAGACGATATTGCTAGTGAGAATGATGACCAGCCCACGATCGTCCTACCGATGCGGCTAATAAATCTGGAAGATGCAGGGCGTACTATCACCGGGCGACAGCGAGACCACAACGAGGACTGTTTCTACATTCGCACAGCCAGCCAGCGCACCGAAACAAAGCAACTGGACGATAGTCAAGACCGCACTGTTCAGGCTAAGGGGCTATACATCCTATGCGATGGTATGGGCGGTCACGATGGTGGTGAAGTAGCCAGCGCTCTAGCGGTCGAAACCTTGCGTACTTATTTTGACGCCCACTGGCACGATACCCTACCCAATGAAGCCAGCATTCGAGAAGCGATTCGCCTTACCAACCAAGCAATTTATGATCAAAACCAGCAAGGATTGCGATCGGGCAGTGGGCGCATGGGGACAACGCTGGTGCTGTTGTTGCTGCAAGATACCGAAGTGGCGATCGCCCATGTGGGAGACAGTCGCCTTTACCGCTATAGCCGACGGCAAGGGTTAGAGCAACTTACCACCGATCATGAAGTTGGGCAACGGGAAATCCAACGCGGCGTTGAACCCGCGATCGCCTATGCCCGCCCTGATGCCTATCAACTAACACAAGCGCTTGGCCCGCGCGACGAAAACTTCATTCATCCCGATGTAAAATTCCTGGAAGCTAATGAAGACATGTTGCTCATCCTAGCTTCCGATGGATTGACCGATAATGACTTTTTAGAACTGCACGGGCAAGAGCCTCTTCAATCCATGTTGAGCGGTCAAATCGACCTTGACCAAGGCGTTAATCAATTGGTGGAGGATGCCAATCAATTTAGTGGTCACGACAACATTACAGTCGTGGCTGTGCGAATTCAAGTCCGCCCAAACTATGCCTCTTTTAAGCCTCGATCGACCTTCAAGCAGTCGATTGAAGTGCAAAAACTGGTCGATTGA